A genomic region of Gemmata massiliana contains the following coding sequences:
- a CDS encoding arylsulfatase, with amino-acid sequence MRSRLLIPVAFVAAGCTLGYLTASGRLSDVFAQDNKPAIQPSPAPTLPYPDPPFRGTIGRTTADSKSDFPQPVQAPKGAPNVLLIMTDDVGFGASSTFGGAIPTPAFDKLAARGLKYNRFHTTALCSPTRAALISGRNHHNAHTGMIMERSLGYPGYDSVMPKSCGTIGEVLRLNGYSTAWFGKNHNVPGWQSSAAGPFDLWPTGLGFEYFYGFIGGDVNQWDPTIFENTSSVEPKGALTGKAKADYHLDSDLADHAIHWIQDQHSLAPDKPFFAYYVPGATHAPHHAPKEWVAKFKGQFDQGWDKVREETFARQKKLGVIPQNAVLTPRPANLPAWDSLDAKHKELYSRMMEVYAAFLAFTDHNIGRVIDAVEKTGELDNTLIVYIQGDNGGSAEGTLQGTTNELAVLGNGETETFDYLFSVKDELGGPMHYNHFPVPWTWAMNAPMQWTKRYASHFGGIRNGMVMSWPKRIKDVGGLREQFHHVIDIAPTIYEAAGVRAPDAINGAKQARIDGVGMAYTWGDAKAKGRRTTQYFEMFGNRGIYHDGWMACTTPLVFAWEPEPKGVTPSSFKWELYHIDEDFTQAKNLAKEKPEKLKELEELWWAEAGRNNVLPMNFSPQATVAAIFERPSLTRGRKQFEYHQGTVRIPEGTAPAIKNTSYTITANIDVPEKGAEGVLVTQGGRFAGWGLVVLDGKPVWAYKRTQQKKDGIKITGPDKLAPGKHTITLDFTYAGKAGEVGKGGTYVLTVDGKKAVEGTIEATVPFLYSIDETLDVGEDRGTPILEDYADRMPFRFNGKIDKVTIELK; translated from the coding sequence ATGCGAAGCCGTTTACTGATCCCGGTCGCGTTCGTCGCGGCCGGTTGTACGCTCGGCTACTTGACCGCATCCGGCAGGTTGAGTGATGTCTTCGCTCAGGATAATAAGCCCGCGATCCAACCATCCCCCGCGCCGACGCTGCCGTACCCCGATCCGCCGTTTCGCGGGACGATCGGCCGTACCACGGCGGACTCGAAATCAGATTTCCCCCAACCGGTTCAGGCACCAAAGGGGGCACCGAACGTCTTGCTCATTATGACCGACGACGTCGGCTTCGGAGCCTCGAGTACCTTCGGTGGGGCCATCCCGACGCCCGCGTTCGACAAGCTCGCGGCCCGCGGTCTCAAGTACAACCGCTTCCACACGACGGCGCTCTGCTCACCCACGCGCGCCGCACTGATCTCCGGACGCAATCACCACAACGCGCACACCGGCATGATTATGGAGCGCAGTTTGGGCTACCCGGGCTACGACTCGGTGATGCCGAAGAGTTGCGGCACCATCGGCGAGGTGTTGCGGCTCAACGGTTACAGCACCGCGTGGTTCGGGAAGAATCACAACGTACCCGGCTGGCAATCCAGCGCCGCCGGCCCGTTCGACCTCTGGCCCACCGGCCTCGGCTTCGAGTACTTCTACGGCTTCATCGGTGGGGACGTGAACCAGTGGGATCCGACCATCTTCGAGAACACTTCGTCCGTCGAGCCGAAAGGGGCACTGACCGGCAAGGCGAAAGCGGATTACCACCTCGACTCCGATCTGGCGGACCACGCGATCCACTGGATTCAGGACCAACATTCCCTGGCCCCCGATAAGCCGTTCTTTGCCTATTACGTACCGGGAGCAACGCACGCTCCGCACCACGCCCCCAAAGAGTGGGTTGCCAAGTTCAAAGGGCAATTCGACCAGGGCTGGGACAAGGTTCGCGAGGAAACCTTCGCGCGCCAGAAGAAGCTCGGGGTGATCCCGCAAAACGCCGTCCTGACTCCGCGGCCGGCCAACCTGCCCGCCTGGGATTCGCTCGACGCAAAGCACAAGGAACTCTACTCGCGGATGATGGAGGTCTATGCGGCATTCCTGGCCTTCACGGACCACAACATCGGTCGGGTGATCGACGCGGTCGAAAAGACTGGTGAACTGGACAACACGCTCATCGTCTACATTCAGGGCGACAACGGCGGCAGCGCCGAAGGCACGCTCCAGGGCACGACCAACGAGTTGGCCGTCCTTGGTAACGGCGAGACCGAGACGTTCGACTACCTGTTTTCCGTCAAGGACGAACTCGGCGGGCCGATGCACTACAACCACTTCCCGGTGCCGTGGACCTGGGCCATGAACGCGCCGATGCAGTGGACCAAGCGCTACGCTTCGCACTTCGGCGGCATCCGCAACGGGATGGTGATGAGTTGGCCCAAGCGGATCAAAGACGTCGGCGGGTTGCGCGAGCAGTTCCACCACGTAATCGACATTGCGCCCACGATCTACGAGGCCGCGGGCGTGCGAGCTCCGGACGCGATCAACGGGGCGAAGCAGGCTCGAATCGACGGTGTCGGCATGGCCTACACCTGGGGCGACGCGAAGGCCAAGGGGCGGCGAACGACGCAATACTTCGAGATGTTCGGCAACCGCGGCATCTATCACGACGGCTGGATGGCTTGCACGACGCCGCTGGTGTTCGCGTGGGAGCCCGAACCGAAGGGCGTCACGCCGTCGAGTTTTAAGTGGGAACTGTACCACATCGACGAAGACTTCACCCAGGCGAAGAACCTCGCCAAGGAGAAACCGGAGAAGTTGAAGGAACTGGAAGAACTCTGGTGGGCGGAGGCCGGCCGTAATAACGTCTTGCCGATGAACTTCAGCCCGCAGGCCACGGTTGCAGCAATCTTCGAGCGACCGAGCCTCACCCGCGGCCGGAAGCAGTTCGAGTACCACCAGGGCACGGTCCGAATCCCGGAAGGAACCGCCCCGGCAATCAAGAACACGTCGTATACCATCACCGCGAACATCGACGTGCCGGAGAAGGGAGCGGAGGGAGTACTCGTCACCCAAGGCGGTCGATTCGCCGGCTGGGGGTTGGTCGTCCTCGACGGCAAGCCCGTGTGGGCTTACAAGCGCACTCAGCAGAAAAAAGACGGCATCAAGATCACCGGACCCGACAAGCTGGCACCCGGCAAGCACACGATTACGCTGGACTTCACCTACGCGGGCAAGGCGGGTGAGGTTGGTAAAGGCGGGACTTACGTTCTCACCGTGGACGGCAAGAAGGCCGTCGAGGGCACCATCGAGGCTACGGTGCCGTTCCTGTACTCGATCGATGAGACGCTGGACGTAGGGGAAGACCGCGGCACGCCGATCCTGGAGGATTACGCCGACCGCATGCCCTTCCGATTCAACGGCAAGATCGACAAGGTCACGATCGAGTTGAAGTGA
- a CDS encoding YkgB family protein → MTALTSNTSSTFTARLDHVLDNFGAKADALGGHALRYGLVLILVWIGGMKFTTYEAEGIRPFVANSPFFAWTYPVLGVRGLSSILGITEILVGFLIAARPWLPRVSAVGSLLAVGMFLGTLSFLVTTPGTFVNDLGGFPAISVLGQFLIKDVALLAVSIWSFGEAARAARR, encoded by the coding sequence ATGACCGCTCTCACCTCAAACACGTCCTCGACTTTCACCGCCCGGCTCGACCACGTTTTGGACAACTTCGGTGCCAAGGCTGACGCTCTCGGAGGCCACGCCCTCCGCTACGGTCTGGTCCTGATCTTGGTGTGGATCGGCGGGATGAAATTTACCACTTACGAGGCCGAAGGCATCCGCCCGTTCGTCGCGAACAGCCCGTTCTTCGCCTGGACGTACCCGGTGCTCGGCGTCCGGGGTCTGTCGAGTATCCTCGGGATTACCGAGATCCTAGTTGGGTTCCTGATCGCCGCCCGCCCGTGGCTCCCCCGCGTGTCCGCCGTCGGCAGCTTGCTCGCCGTCGGGATGTTCCTGGGCACACTGAGCTTCCTCGTGACCACTCCGGGCACGTTCGTCAATGACCTCGGCGGGTTCCCGGCCATCAGCGTGCTCGGCCAGTTCCTCATCAAGGATGTCGCACTGCTCGCAGTCTCGATCTGGTCGTTCGGCGAGGCGGCACGTGCGGCTCGCCGGTAA
- a CDS encoding RNA polymerase sigma factor, whose protein sequence is MTERINEDWLQSLGGTTIDEVAVAELREVLRRGLCRALAGRVAADDGFIEDVTQEGTVKVLGGLATFRGDSRFTTWAVTIAVRVAFTELRRARWRDVSLDRLVEDAPTRTPAAPPDDAPSTDARQVVLAEMHRVIETGLTDRQRQALVAEFKGMPQAEIAAQMGLTRNGLYKLTHDARQNLKRGLEAAGINGDEVREAFDL, encoded by the coding sequence GTGACCGAGCGGATCAACGAAGACTGGCTGCAATCGCTCGGTGGAACGACCATCGACGAAGTGGCCGTTGCCGAGCTGCGGGAGGTACTGCGTCGTGGCCTTTGCCGCGCGCTCGCTGGGCGGGTTGCCGCGGATGACGGGTTCATCGAGGACGTGACGCAGGAAGGGACCGTGAAGGTTCTCGGCGGCCTTGCCACATTTCGCGGCGACAGCCGGTTCACCACTTGGGCCGTCACCATCGCGGTGCGGGTGGCATTCACGGAACTACGCCGGGCGCGGTGGCGGGACGTTTCTCTCGACCGGCTGGTTGAGGACGCTCCCACGCGAACCCCGGCCGCCCCGCCGGACGATGCCCCGTCAACGGACGCGCGACAGGTGGTACTCGCCGAGATGCACCGGGTGATCGAGACCGGACTGACCGATCGGCAGCGACAGGCGCTGGTGGCCGAGTTCAAGGGGATGCCGCAGGCCGAGATCGCCGCCCAGATGGGTCTGACGCGGAACGGGCTGTACAAACTGACTCACGACGCCCGGCAGAACCTAAAGCGCGGGCTCGAAGCGGCAGGAATCAACGGGGACGAGGTAAGGGAAGCGTTCGACCTGTAG
- a CDS encoding HAD family hydrolase: protein MSLSPDELRELAKFVLLTRPDEIGCDDWLGYAPGYAELVASRQPVPEPLQKAAEHLDLCPECAEEFRALLEALKEDGVS, encoded by the coding sequence ATGAGCCTGTCCCCGGATGAGCTTCGCGAGCTCGCCAAGTTCGTGTTGCTGACGCGCCCGGACGAGATCGGCTGCGACGATTGGCTCGGGTACGCGCCGGGCTACGCCGAACTCGTTGCCAGCCGCCAGCCGGTCCCGGAGCCGCTTCAGAAGGCGGCCGAACACCTCGATTTGTGCCCGGAGTGCGCCGAGGAGTTCCGGGCGCTACTCGAGGCGTTGAAGGAGGACGGGGTTTCGTGA
- a CDS encoding amidohydrolase family protein, whose translation MSNDSLPDFNATGQDFGRREHLGYSGPPIIDIHAHVTMTRPDETAEGVPNAAELMLATAAEFGIGRTYSMCPPQDIVPLRERLGAAIAFNGMISKKPDEPDDAAYRTLDQFLQAGIEIVKLWAAPRGRDRGLVLDAPWRIEAVKRARAAGIRVVMVHVGDPDAWWTHTYQDVTKFGTKADQYLPLRKMIELFPDLTWIGAHMGGDPEPPDHLERLLEEFPQLHFDTSATKWQVREVSRHRDAVRALVCRYPDRFLFGSDLVTGHAHVREHYVSRYWCQRTLWESEWTGPSPIHDPDYTPGEGEGARPTLHGLNLPGDVLAKVYSGNARRILG comes from the coding sequence ATGAGCAATGATTCGCTCCCTGACTTCAACGCGACCGGACAGGATTTCGGCCGTCGCGAACACCTCGGGTATTCCGGCCCACCCATTATTGACATTCACGCTCACGTTACGATGACCCGGCCGGACGAGACGGCCGAAGGGGTACCGAACGCGGCGGAGTTGATGCTCGCGACGGCCGCCGAGTTCGGGATCGGTCGGACGTACAGCATGTGCCCGCCGCAAGACATCGTGCCGCTCCGCGAGCGCCTGGGAGCGGCCATTGCCTTCAACGGGATGATTTCAAAGAAGCCGGACGAACCCGACGATGCCGCGTACCGGACGCTGGACCAGTTCCTCCAGGCCGGGATCGAGATCGTCAAGCTCTGGGCGGCACCGCGCGGCCGGGATCGCGGCCTGGTGCTCGACGCGCCATGGCGGATCGAGGCAGTGAAGCGCGCCCGCGCGGCCGGCATTCGCGTCGTCATGGTCCACGTCGGTGATCCCGATGCCTGGTGGACACACACGTACCAGGACGTGACGAAATTCGGCACGAAGGCCGATCAGTACCTGCCGCTCCGCAAGATGATCGAGCTGTTCCCGGACCTGACGTGGATCGGCGCGCACATGGGCGGCGATCCGGAGCCCCCCGATCACCTCGAGCGGTTGCTCGAGGAGTTTCCTCAGCTCCATTTCGATACCAGCGCGACGAAGTGGCAGGTGCGTGAGGTTTCGCGCCACCGCGATGCCGTTCGCGCGCTCGTGTGCCGGTACCCGGATCGGTTCTTGTTCGGGTCCGATCTGGTCACCGGGCACGCGCACGTCCGCGAGCACTACGTCAGCCGGTACTGGTGCCAGCGCACTTTATGGGAGAGCGAATGGACAGGGCCGAGCCCTATTCACGATCCGGACTACACTCCGGGTGAAGGGGAAGGGGCTCGTCCCACGTTAC